A section of the Tenrec ecaudatus isolate mTenEca1 chromosome 15, mTenEca1.hap1, whole genome shotgun sequence genome encodes:
- the PTGR3 gene encoding prostaglandin reductase 3 isoform X2 → MAPGSFAEYTVVPANMALPVPSVKPKYLTLLVSGSTAYISLAKLAELSQGQRVLVTAAAGGTGQFAVQLSKRAKCHVIGTCSSEEKSSFLKTIGCDRPINYKTEDVKAVLQREYPEGVDVVYESVGGALFDLAVDALATKGRLIVIGFISGYQSPTGLSPIKAGALPAKLLRKSASVRGFFLNHYFSQCQAAMDDLLKLCEGGELACGVDLGERSPGGLFTGLESVFRAVDYMYTGKNTGKIVVELPHSVSSKL, encoded by the coding sequence ATGGCACCCGGCTCTTTCGCTGAGTATACAGTGGTGCCGGCCAACATGGCCCTCCCCGTGCCCTCTGTGAAACCCAAGTACCTCACCTTGCTGGTAAGTGGCAGCACTGCCTACATCAGTCTGGCCAAGCTTGCAGAGTTGTCGCAAGGACAGAGAGTTTTGGTGACGGCCGCGGCTGGGGGGACAGGCCAGTTCGCCGTGCAGCTTTCCAAGAGAGCGAAGTGCCATGTCATCGGCACCTGCTCTTCCGAAGAGAAGTCCTCTTTCCTGAAGACCATCGGCTGCGATCGCCCCATCAACTATAAAACGGAGGATGTGAAGGCTGTCCTTCAACGGGAGTACCCGGAAGGCGTGGACGTGGTCTATGAGTCTGTGGGGGGGGCCCTGTTTGACTTGGCGGTGGACGCATTGGCCACCAAAGGTCGCCTGATCGTAATTGGGTTTATCTCTGGCTACCAAAGTCCAACCGGCCTCTCTCCCATTAAAGCCGGAGCACTGCCAGCCAAACTGCTGAGGAAGTCTGCCAGCGTGCGGGGCTTCTTCCTGAACCACTACTTCTCTCAGTGCCAGGCGGCCATGGACGACTTGCTTAAGCTGTGTGAGGGCGGGGAACTGGCGTGCGGGGTGGACTTAGGGGAACGGTCTCCAGGGGGCCTGTTTACTGGCTTGGAGTCTGTATTCCGCGCTGTCGATTATATGTACACGGGCAAAAACACTGGGAAAATTGTCGTTGAATTACCTCACTCTGTCAGCAGTAAGCTGTAA